The Streptomyces sp. HUAS CB01 genome has a segment encoding these proteins:
- the rbsK gene encoding ribokinase, translating into MTGIVVLGSTNMDLVAYVPRAPRRGETVTGREFRTVPGGKGANQAVAAARAGGEVAMIGAIGTDDFGVVLRETLEHSAVDTDLLRTAEGPSGTAHIVVDDEGGNAIVVIPGANGTVDHLTPGDETVIGAADALLLQLELPLAGVVAGAEAARRHGVRTVLTPAPAQPLPPELLAVTDLLVPNEHEAALLTGITDPRAAAEALLRQVPQVVITLGAAGSLYVARDTEPVAVPAPRVRAVDTTAAGDTFVGALSVALVEGRPMAEAMAWASTAAALSVQRPGASSSMPYRPEIDAGRLEGVTDG; encoded by the coding sequence ATGACCGGCATCGTCGTGCTCGGCAGCACCAACATGGACCTCGTCGCCTACGTCCCCAGGGCCCCGCGGCGCGGGGAGACCGTGACGGGACGGGAGTTCCGCACCGTCCCCGGCGGCAAGGGCGCCAACCAGGCCGTGGCCGCGGCACGGGCCGGCGGTGAGGTGGCGATGATCGGCGCCATCGGCACGGACGACTTCGGCGTCGTGCTGCGGGAGACGCTCGAGCACTCGGCGGTCGACACCGATCTGCTGCGCACCGCGGAGGGGCCGTCGGGAACCGCGCACATCGTGGTGGACGACGAGGGCGGCAACGCCATCGTCGTCATCCCCGGCGCCAACGGGACCGTGGACCACCTCACCCCCGGCGACGAGACCGTCATCGGCGCCGCGGACGCGCTGCTGCTCCAGCTCGAACTCCCCCTCGCCGGGGTGGTCGCCGGTGCCGAGGCCGCCCGCCGGCACGGAGTACGGACCGTCCTCACCCCCGCGCCCGCGCAGCCCCTGCCGCCCGAACTGCTCGCGGTCACCGACCTGCTGGTGCCGAACGAGCACGAGGCCGCCCTCCTCACCGGAATCACCGACCCGCGGGCGGCGGCCGAGGCGCTGCTCCGCCAGGTGCCGCAGGTGGTGATCACGCTCGGCGCGGCGGGCAGCCTGTACGTGGCCCGTGACACCGAACCGGTCGCCGTCCCGGCACCCCGGGTACGGGCCGTCGACACGACGGCCGCCGGGGACACCTTCGTCGGCGCGCTCAGCGTGGCCCTCGTCGAGGGCCGGCCGATGGCCGAGGCGATGGCCTGGGCGTCCACCGCGGCGGCGCTGTCCGTGCAGCGCCCCGGCGCCTCGTCCTCGATGCCGTACCGCCCCGAGATCGACGCCGGCCGGCTGGAGGGCGTCACGGACGGCTGA